The Halobellus sp. MBLA0158 genome has a window encoding:
- a CDS encoding ribonuclease catalytic domain-containing protein, protein MSNDAQSQAGTAEGQGPVEVSIEVARQLEEKREELFEEFEIRDRFPSEVRSEARARTEGIQAEIEDEIDERADLRDLTTWTTDPVDAQDFDDALSIEEGEETYTLWVHIADVTHYVHPGSEMWAEAVERGNTVYLPGYTIHMLPPVLAETVCSLVPEEDRLAHTVEMEIDKETLSFENVDIYKSVVHSDERLTYTQCERRLDDPEAPLHEENALVYELADQLHEQRKEDGSLVLNPSRDRAHTIIEECMLKANKAVTHELMWNRGVEAMYRVHPQPTPDQWDDALREINDLDGVNISGANWDDPRKAVNDALENSEKRALNKIQRAVLKVMPRAKYMNDPFGGHYALNFDIYGHFTSPIRRLSDLINHWIVHENDVPEDLVELCDRASERQKDGETAERLYKQFLEEVGLDPHAVNNRGIVTVDEDGAVVNEEGLPPERIDLRDE, encoded by the coding sequence ATGTCGAACGACGCGCAGTCGCAGGCCGGGACGGCCGAGGGGCAAGGCCCCGTCGAGGTCTCTATCGAGGTCGCCCGGCAGTTGGAGGAAAAGCGCGAGGAGCTCTTCGAGGAGTTCGAGATCCGGGACCGGTTCCCGTCCGAGGTTCGCTCGGAGGCGCGCGCGCGGACCGAGGGCATCCAAGCGGAGATCGAAGACGAGATCGACGAGCGGGCGGACCTCCGCGACCTCACGACCTGGACGACCGACCCCGTCGACGCCCAGGACTTCGACGACGCACTCAGCATCGAGGAGGGCGAGGAGACCTACACGCTGTGGGTCCACATCGCCGACGTCACCCACTACGTCCACCCGGGCTCGGAGATGTGGGCCGAGGCCGTCGAGCGCGGCAACACCGTCTATCTGCCCGGCTACACGATCCATATGCTCCCGCCGGTGCTCGCAGAGACGGTCTGTTCGCTCGTCCCCGAGGAGGACCGCCTCGCGCACACGGTCGAGATGGAGATCGACAAGGAGACGCTCTCCTTCGAGAACGTGGACATCTACAAGTCGGTCGTCCACTCCGACGAGCGGCTGACCTACACGCAGTGCGAGCGCCGCCTCGACGACCCCGAGGCGCCGCTCCACGAGGAGAACGCCCTGGTCTACGAGCTCGCCGACCAGCTCCACGAACAGCGCAAGGAGGACGGCTCGCTCGTGTTGAATCCGAGCCGCGACCGCGCCCACACGATCATCGAGGAGTGCATGCTGAAGGCCAACAAGGCCGTCACCCACGAGCTGATGTGGAACCGCGGCGTGGAGGCGATGTACCGCGTCCACCCGCAGCCGACCCCCGATCAGTGGGACGACGCGCTCAGAGAGATCAACGACCTCGACGGCGTGAACATCTCCGGCGCCAACTGGGACGACCCGCGGAAGGCCGTCAACGACGCCTTGGAGAACTCCGAAAAGCGGGCGCTGAACAAGATCCAGCGCGCCGTGCTGAAGGTGATGCCCCGCGCGAAGTACATGAACGACCCCTTCGGCGGACACTACGCCCTGAACTTCGACATCTACGGGCACTTCACCTCGCCGATCCGGCGGCTCTCGGACCTCATCAACCACTGGATCGTCCACGAGAACGACGTCCCCGAGGACCTCGTGGAGCTGTGCGACCGCGCCTCCGAGCGCCAGAAGGACGGCGAGACGGCCGAGCGGCTCTACAAGCAGTTCCTGGAGGAGGTCGGGCTCGACCCCCACGCGGTCAACAACCGCGGGATCGTCACCGTCGACGAGGACGGCGCCGTCGTCAACGAGGAAGGCCTCCCGCCCGAGCGGATCGACCTGCGGGACGAGTGA
- a CDS encoding DUF7385 family protein — MEDEEYEELTSSLTPHESAGGVTTYRNTVAIACPACGEPFDDLVICEDEYNSLELSMLLDLCVTTHEDEVLLFTHKH; from the coding sequence ATGGAAGACGAAGAGTACGAGGAGCTCACTTCGTCGCTGACGCCCCACGAGTCGGCCGGCGGGGTGACGACGTACCGGAACACCGTGGCCATCGCCTGTCCCGCCTGCGGCGAGCCGTTCGACGACCTGGTCATCTGCGAGGACGAGTACAACAGCCTCGAACTCAGTATGCTCTTGGACCTCTGTGTGACCACCCACGAGGACGAGGTCCTCCTCTTCACCCACAAACACTGA